One window of Alteromonas sp. LMIT006 genomic DNA carries:
- a CDS encoding DUF58 domain-containing protein produces the protein MHTAAALSELKAADAVSLHMPMLMAYQGVVQSIASSMRARRTGQMSGGYLSKHKGRGMEFDEARHYQPGDDIRAIDWRVTARTGKAHTKVFREERERPVFLLCDVSASMQFGSSLQLKSVLAGHLLAFLAWQAKHRGDRIGGLVFNSLEHREIKPANRTATLLHLLQQTCHLQQTQPLQVDPNRDALAESLTRLSYLAKPGSQVNLISDFNHLDNLTKGLLQQLRRRCEVRCFAISDPFESNALAEPIQLTVTDGYSTAERTFGLSSSHDVTRDVAETLKQLGLTVFSLETSKMLVDQLNTLHTFQGEG, from the coding sequence ATGCACACTGCCGCTGCATTATCTGAACTAAAGGCTGCAGATGCCGTGTCTTTGCATATGCCAATGTTGATGGCGTATCAGGGCGTTGTGCAATCGATAGCTTCGAGTATGCGCGCGCGTCGTACCGGACAAATGTCTGGCGGATATCTATCCAAGCATAAAGGTCGTGGGATGGAATTTGATGAAGCTCGTCACTACCAGCCCGGTGATGATATTCGGGCAATTGATTGGCGTGTGACGGCACGAACGGGCAAGGCCCATACCAAAGTTTTTAGAGAAGAGCGAGAACGTCCGGTGTTTTTGCTGTGTGATGTCTCAGCTTCCATGCAGTTTGGTTCATCTTTGCAATTAAAATCTGTATTGGCAGGACATCTCCTCGCATTTCTGGCTTGGCAAGCCAAACATCGTGGTGACCGTATAGGTGGCTTGGTCTTTAACAGTCTCGAGCATCGTGAAATTAAGCCTGCTAATCGCACCGCTACTTTATTGCATTTATTACAACAAACTTGCCACTTGCAGCAAACTCAACCTTTGCAAGTTGACCCAAATCGAGACGCATTAGCTGAAAGCCTAACACGCCTCAGTTACCTTGCAAAACCAGGGTCACAGGTCAATCTCATTAGTGATTTTAACCACCTTGATAATCTCACAAAAGGATTATTGCAGCAATTACGACGACGCTGTGAAGTTCGTTGCTTCGCGATATCGGATCCATTTGAGTCAAATGCTTTAGCTGAGCCGATTCAACTAACGGTTACGGATGGGTATTCCACGGCAGAACGTACGTTCGGTTTAAGTTCGAGCCACGACGTAACGCGAGACGTTGCAGAAACGCTCAAGCAACTTGGTTTGACGGTGTTTTCTCTTGAAACATCAAAAATGCTTGTTGACCAGCTCAATACCTTGCATACATTCCAAGGAGAGGGGTGA
- the fadI gene encoding acetyl-CoA C-acyltransferase FadI, which translates to MSILQTNKTQKGDRVAIVAGLRTPFVKMATDFHGVPAVDLGKMVVNELLTRNEINPQAIQQLVYGQVVQMPAAPNIAREIVLGTGMQTHTDAYSVSRACATSFQSTVNVAESILLGNIDIGVAGGADSTSVSPIGVSKKLGRALVDLQKAKTFGQRWQIFKRLGLKDLIPVPPAVAEYSTGLSMGDTAEQMAKTHGITRAEQDALAHRSHTLAAQNWRAGHMTQEVMTAYPEPYKKAVTQDNTVRMDSVLDSYAKLRPTFDRRYGSVTAGNATPLTDGASAVLLMNESKAKALGYAPLGYIKSYAFAAIDVWSDMLMGPSYATPLALARAGMALSDLTLIEIHEAFAAVALANMKMFESDKFAREKLGRDKAIGSIDMDKVNVQGSSIAYGHPFAATGTRMITQMLNELQRRGGGTGLLTACAAGGLGAAMIVETE; encoded by the coding sequence ATGAGCATATTGCAAACGAATAAGACGCAAAAAGGAGATCGCGTTGCCATCGTAGCTGGCTTACGTACCCCTTTTGTCAAAATGGCGACCGATTTTCATGGTGTGCCAGCGGTTGACCTCGGCAAAATGGTTGTGAACGAGTTATTAACTCGAAACGAAATCAATCCGCAAGCGATCCAACAATTGGTCTATGGGCAGGTGGTCCAAATGCCAGCAGCACCTAATATTGCCAGAGAGATTGTTTTAGGAACTGGCATGCAGACTCATACTGACGCTTATTCCGTTTCGCGTGCCTGTGCTACGAGTTTTCAATCTACAGTGAATGTTGCTGAGTCAATTTTGCTTGGGAATATCGATATAGGTGTTGCGGGCGGCGCTGATTCGACCTCGGTCTCCCCCATTGGTGTAAGTAAAAAGCTAGGTCGAGCACTGGTCGATCTGCAAAAAGCCAAAACATTTGGGCAACGCTGGCAGATTTTCAAGCGTTTAGGGCTTAAGGATTTAATACCGGTGCCGCCTGCGGTCGCAGAATATTCTACGGGACTGAGCATGGGCGATACCGCAGAGCAGATGGCCAAGACTCATGGTATTACTCGAGCTGAGCAAGATGCACTCGCGCACCGTTCGCACACATTGGCGGCGCAAAATTGGCGAGCGGGTCACATGACTCAAGAAGTCATGACAGCCTATCCTGAACCCTATAAAAAAGCCGTAACCCAAGATAATACAGTGCGCATGGATTCGGTCTTGGATTCATACGCCAAATTACGCCCGACGTTTGATCGACGCTATGGTTCAGTCACTGCAGGCAATGCGACGCCTTTAACAGACGGTGCTTCGGCTGTTTTGCTGATGAATGAAAGCAAAGCCAAGGCATTGGGCTATGCACCTTTGGGATATATTAAAAGTTATGCTTTTGCCGCCATCGATGTGTGGTCAGATATGTTAATGGGGCCTTCTTATGCGACGCCACTGGCACTTGCTCGAGCAGGAATGGCACTATCGGATCTGACTTTAATTGAAATCCATGAAGCATTTGCTGCCGTCGCATTAGCGAATATGAAGATGTTCGAGTCAGATAAATTTGCGCGTGAAAAGCTGGGTCGGGATAAAGCCATCGGCAGTATTGATATGGATAAGGTAAATGTACAGGGCAGTTCGATTGCTTATGGCCATCCATTTGCTGCTACGGGGACACGAATGATTACGCAAATGCTCAATGAATTACAACG
- a CDS encoding MoxR family ATPase produces the protein MAYTDFEPLQAYLNQQVVGQTSLTQNMLIALLADGHLLVEGPPGLAKTRAINALADGIEGDFHRVQFTPDLLPADLTGTDIFRPETGEFVFQSGPLFHNLVLADEINRAPAKVQSALLEAMAERQITVGNKTYDLSELFLVMATQNPLEQEGTYPLPEAQLDRFLMHIEIDYPDAQTELEILRLTRREDLHQGQAKPMALSQATIMQARQDVLSLHVQPQIEEYIVQLVMATRHPDKYHKQLKNYIAMGVSPRATIALERCARAHAYLQGRDFVAPDNVQAVFHNVMRHRLPLTYEAQANGVSVNGVLDNILANVAVP, from the coding sequence ATGGCGTATACTGATTTTGAGCCTTTACAAGCTTACCTCAATCAACAAGTTGTCGGTCAAACGAGTTTGACGCAAAACATGCTCATCGCATTGTTAGCTGATGGCCACTTACTCGTAGAAGGCCCGCCAGGATTGGCAAAAACTCGTGCCATTAACGCCCTTGCAGATGGGATTGAAGGTGATTTTCATCGTGTGCAATTTACCCCTGATTTATTACCAGCCGATTTAACGGGTACCGATATATTTCGTCCGGAAACGGGTGAATTTGTTTTCCAATCTGGTCCCCTTTTTCACAACTTAGTACTGGCCGACGAAATCAACCGTGCGCCCGCAAAAGTTCAATCCGCTTTGCTAGAAGCTATGGCAGAAAGACAGATAACGGTTGGCAACAAAACCTATGATTTATCCGAATTGTTCTTAGTAATGGCGACGCAAAACCCGTTAGAACAAGAAGGCACTTACCCACTTCCAGAAGCGCAACTAGACCGATTCTTGATGCATATTGAAATTGACTACCCCGATGCGCAAACTGAACTTGAAATACTGCGCCTTACGCGTCGTGAGGATTTACACCAAGGTCAAGCCAAGCCAATGGCGCTCTCGCAGGCGACTATTATGCAAGCGCGCCAAGATGTATTGAGTTTACATGTACAGCCACAAATTGAAGAATATATCGTACAACTGGTCATGGCGACTCGCCATCCTGATAAATACCACAAACAACTCAAAAACTACATAGCGATGGGTGTTTCACCGCGAGCCACCATTGCCCTAGAGCGCTGTGCCAGAGCTCATGCTTACCTGCAAGGTCGGGATTTTGTGGCGCCCGATAACGTGCAAGCGGTGTTTCACAATGTCATGCGACATCGTCTACCTTTGACCTATGAAGCCCAAGCAAATGGTGTATCGGTCAATGGTGTGTTGGACAATATTTTGGCAAACGTCGCGGTGCCCTAA